The stretch of DNA GCGGCGACGCGGGGCGAGCGGTGTGGGCCGAGCGGGTTACCGACCCGGTCACGGCGGAAAACACCGAAGGCCCGGATCCATTTCTGGATCCGGGCCTTCGGTCTTTAGTAGCGGGGACAGGATTTGAACCTGCGACCTCTGGGTTATGAGCCCAGCGAGCTACCGAGCTGCTCCACCCCGCGCCGTTGAATGCAACTCTACGCCATCAGGGGGAGTGAAAGCGAACCGGTTCTCAGGGGCCAGGACACGGCCTGTGTCTCCTTCCGGTGATCGGGAGGAGGCATGCCCGGTTTGTGGCGGCGATTCGCAGTACGGTGGAGGGGATCCGTGACGTCCCCAGCAGGTTGTGCGTCGGTCTGATGCCGGTAGTCGGTGGCTCCTGAGAAGTGCGATACCCGCCAGCGGATGCTTTCCCAGCCCTCTGTGTCTGGCCCAATCATCGCGCTGCCGGGTCGGTTCCGGTCGACGGGCTGTCGTGGGCGGGAGAACGCCGCACTCCGCAGGTCATCACCTCGTCCCTTCCGCAGTGTGCAAAAAGGGGAAGGGGCGCTGAGTGCGCCATGACGGATCCATCGCGTGAGGAGCGGCTGGCCACGGCGTTCGTGGAACTCGCCGACACGCTGGTCAAGGACTTCGACGTCATCGCGTTCCTGCACCAACTGACCGAGCACTGCGTGGACCTTCTGGATGTCCGTGCGGCCGGGGTCGTGCTTGCGCTGCCACACGGTCCGGTGGTGGACGTGGCAGCCTCCGACGAGAACACCCGCCGTCTTGAGCTGGCCGGCGTGGAGTGGGACGAAGGCCCCTGTCACGACTGCTACCGCCGCGGGACTTCCGTCGCCGAGGAACGCCTGGACGATGCCGACGCCCAGGTGCGGTGGCCGCGATTCGCGCCGCAGGCGCGGCAGGCGGGGTTCACCTCGGTGGTGGCCGCCCCGCTCCAGTTGCGCGGTCAGGTCATCGGCGCCCTGAACCTGTTCAGGGACCAGACCCACCCGCTGGCCCCCGCCGGTCTGCGGCTGGGCCAGGCACTGGCGGACACCGCCACCATCGGCATCCTCCAGCAATGGGCGGCACACGAACACCGGAGCGTCATCGGCCAACTGCAGCAGGCCCTGGACAGCCGGGTCATCATCGAGCAGGCGAAGGGCGCGCTGTCCAACCGCCGTCAGATCGACGTCGACGAAGCGTTCCGCCTGATGCGCCGCTACGCCCGCGAACGGCGGGCCCCGCTGACTGCCGTGGCGCTGCAGGTCCTGGACGGCACCGCCGAGGGGCCGTTACTGGATCCCGGCACCAGCACCTGACCGGCAGCCTTGGAAAGGCGG from Streptomyces sp. BA2 encodes:
- a CDS encoding GAF and ANTAR domain-containing protein; this translates as MTDPSREERLATAFVELADTLVKDFDVIAFLHQLTEHCVDLLDVRAAGVVLALPHGPVVDVAASDENTRRLELAGVEWDEGPCHDCYRRGTSVAEERLDDADAQVRWPRFAPQARQAGFTSVVAAPLQLRGQVIGALNLFRDQTHPLAPAGLRLGQALADTATIGILQQWAAHEHRSVIGQLQQALDSRVIIEQAKGALSNRRQIDVDEAFRLMRRYARERRAPLTAVALQVLDGTAEGPLLDPGTST